A stretch of the Aegilops tauschii subsp. strangulata cultivar AL8/78 chromosome 4, Aet v6.0, whole genome shotgun sequence genome encodes the following:
- the LOC109737062 gene encoding uncharacterized protein isoform X2, translating into MVPLSHPGVGADVRLVLQGATDADRESVRRELCQLVDYGHDGCLLLLQVCLDEVLLNDREAKNLQLKHDLLSATFRYCLDKTYFSTCFCEALMRIKTGTDGLLETLSSALELSAAEKVGIGLALSDSDNSGMKLKGQQFAIAQIEELCLNPNQSVPNDQIHEIVVFLHQTDGLAKHMDTFSNIASLLEVGQSPFFAPIPKEQHDVQSINHSRHLEMYLDSTNDDFESLLSEIGKEISMADIVTELGYGCTVDSTQCKEILSTFQPLDDVAISKLLGAVIGTQNSLAEAHNTYATFVSAIRNTHLSESPQLTTWNTDVLVDSINELAPSTNWVHVMESLDHEGFSIPDEAAFCLLMNIYGRACKDPFPLHAVCGSMWTNTEGQISFLKHAISAPATIFTFAHSSRLLALPDFASLGPGNHAWFCLDLLEVLCQLAEVGHTVSVRSMLDYPLGHCPELLLVGLGHINTAYNLLQFEVLSCAFPAILKDATKRNVVNYLWHINPCLTLRGFVDAHSDPSCLLRIVDVCHDLKILSAVLESTPFAFSIRLAAAACRKDHSHLEKWLTEKLTVYKDGFVEECVNFLKEAMNAASYVVEGTTEQPQASVVDTYWEACPPFIKVLQSHLGQLLSNQLSDELRELCALYESRNQGPVARDIPTSEGGSDDVEVEANAYFHQMFSGQINIDVMIQMLTRFKESPDKREQSIFNCMISNLFEEYKFFTKYPDKQLKLAAVLFGSLIKHELVAHLGLGIALRAVLDALRKSVDSKMFMFGTTALEQFMDRVIEWPQYCNHILQISHLRATHAEMVSAIERALARISSSQNEPNAGNLLSTEQLVSGSSSIEAMEASEPSWQLMGTSPTQLGRTPYPLQQRQASVLGDRSKISVGTSQNKSILPSQPSVPSASADSAFNLKTTVPPSLAHSTSMSNSAHSTSFLRPRNTSTVLPRQHSYTTGFGNALNIETLVAAAEQRDNTIETPPSEVQDKILFMINNISTSNMEAKAKEFNEVLQEQYYPWFAQYMVMKRASIEPNFHDLYLKFFDKLNSRSLSKEMLKATYENCKVLLRSDLIKSSSEERSLLKNLGSWLGKFTIGRNQTLRAKEIDPKSLIVEAYERGLMIAVIPFTSKILEPCHSSIAYRPPNPWTMGILSLLSEIYNLPNLKMNLKFDIEVLFKNLSVDMKDVKPTSLLKDRGREVEGNPDFSNKDVASSQTPVAAEVSSGVNPPIKHVDLQPEYTAPVRLPPNSMVEDDKIALMMPEQVPSHTLTQVSSSQTPLVSLSPSPLSLTQLLSLIPHDEIRFKISSKLLPFGSQLQFSKIMGVALDKAIKEIILPVIERSVSIASKTTKEIILKDYATESDYSAANRSARLMVGTLAGSLAHVTCKEPLRVALLSHLRSLTQNLASNSETLEQIVQILINDNLDLGCASIESVAARKAVDSIEGEITQSFSQQRKKREAAGPTYYDSFAYAQGPFAPVPEVFHTKAESPAQQRVYEEFVHVWQSSHGQSVGAASSGTAAVSSNFGVPRAYSPSLAQASSGFLSAQTAPLTLTQPTELVYEELIPGASQLSSDSPAQVGTSDSSGWLGGTIGDASTSPPLMSNDLPAGGIMDLNVMTPPPATFPDNLGSGLPDTLSTGDAMERYEQVSQKLEVLIAKDGKDVEIQSVVAEVPDILLKCVNRDEAALAVAQKVFKSLYDNTSNSGSVMWFLATLVAIRDVCKLVVKELTNWVIYSDDEKKFNSEIIFALIRSDLLDVREYNVQLAKLIDGGRNKIATEFAMSLVQTLITQDSASISELQDVVDVLSKISRRSGSPELMQQVNEIARNNANNAPGFAFGKDKKVLPNRANKEENSVNDATVADSVAFQDQVAHLFSEWCQICDHPNASDAAYSRYVMQLQHIGLLKGDEFTERFFRILTELAVAHSVVSEQINAPGGLSQQSSHISYFPIDSYSKLVSVVIKNCSVEIGPNKGSLLPKILSVTIRVIQKDAEEKKASFNPRPYFRLFINWLNDLSTSELHHDGANFQVLAAFANAFHVLQPSRIPSMSFAWLELVSHRTFMARLLTGNSQKGWPFFQRLLIDLFKFMEPYLRTADLLEPVHLMYKGTMRVLLVLLHDFPEFLCDYHFSFCDVIPSSCIQMRNVILSAFPRNMRLPDPSTPNLKIDLLAEISLPPRIMSDVDGALKLKHMKVDVDEYLKRPEGSSFLNDLKQKLLLPQNEANVAGTRYNVPLMNSLVLYIGIQAVQQLQANKANASASAQQINHNTMDIFQIETATEFFRYLVTNLDTEGRYLFLNAIANQLRYPNSHTHYFSFIILYLFAEAAQEHIQEQVTRVLLERLIVNRPHPWGLLITFIELIKNPRYNFWNRAFTHCAPEIKQLFESVAKSCGGGAGKAVDDGSDGGH; encoded by the exons ATGGTCCCGCTGAGCCACCCCGGCGTCGGCGCCGATGTGCGGCTGGTGCTGCAGGGCGCCACCGACGCCGACCGCGAGTCCGTCCGCCGCGAGCTCTGCCAG TTAGTTGACTATGGTCACGATGGATGTCTTTTGCTGCTCCAAGTCTGTTTGGATGAAGTGCTGCTGAATGACAGGGAGGCCAAAAACTTGCAGTTGAAGCATGATCTTCTATCCGCCACTTTCAGATATTGTCTGGATAAAACGTATTTTAGCACTTGTTTCTGTGAGGCACTGATGCGGATAAAAACTGGTACTGATGGCCTCCTTGAGACTCTGTCGAGTGCACTGGAACTCTCAGCAGCCGAGAAAGTCGGTATTGGTCTTGCGCTGTCAGATTCTGATAATTCAGGCATGAAGCTGAAAG GGCAACAATTTGCAATTGCTCAAATTGAGGAGTTGTGTTTGAATCCTAATCAATCGGTACCAAATGATCAAATTCATGAAATCGTCGTCTTCCTTCACCAGACCGATGGCCTGGCAAAGCATATGGATACTTTTAGTAACATTGCTTCTCTTCTAGAAGTTGGACAGAGTCCTTTTTTTGCTCCCATCCCCAAAGAGCAGCATGATGTTCAGTCAATAAATCATTCAAG ACATTTGGAGATGTACTTGGATAGCACAAATGATGACTTTGAGTCACTTCTTTCTGAAATTGGGAAAGAAATAAGTATGGCGGACATAGTAACTGAGTTGGGTTATGGATGCACTGTTGACAGCACACAGTGTAAGGAAATACTTTCCACTTTTCAGCCTCTTGATGATGTGGCAATATCTAAGTTGCTCGGGGCAGTTATTGGCACTCAAAATAGTCTTGCAGAGGCCCATAACACTTATGCAACCTTTGTATCTGCTATTCGAAATACCCACTTGAGTGAGTCACCTCAATTGACTACATGGAACACAGATGTTCTTGTGGATTCAATCAACGAATTG GCCCCAAGTACTAATTGGGTGCACGTTATGGAAAGCCTTGATCATGAGGGTTTCAGTATTCCTGATGAAGCAGCTTTCTGTTTACTGATGAATATATATGGTCGCGCTTGCAAG GATCCCTTTCCGCTTCATGCTGTTTGTGGGTCAATGTGGACAAATACAGAAGGCCAGATATCATTTTTAAAGCATGCAATTTCTGCCCCTGCTACTATTTTTACATTTGCACATAGTTCGAGGCTGCTG GCACTTCCGGACTTTGCAAGTCTTGGTCCAGGTAATCATGCTTGGTTTTGCCTTGACCTTCTAGAGGTTTTATGCCAGCTTGCTGAAGTTGGACACACTGTGTCGGTGCGGTCCATGCTTGATTATCCTTTGGGACATTGCCCTGAACTCCTACTTGTTGGTCTTGGACACATCAAC ACTGCCTATAATCTCCTCCAATTTGAAGTGCTGTCCTGTGCATTTCCTGCTATTCTGAAGGACGCCACAAAGAGAAATGTGGTGAACTATCTCTGGCATATTAACCCATGCCTCACCCTTCGAGGATTTGTTGATGCTCATTCTGATCCAAGCTGTCTCCTGAGAATTGTGGATGTGTGTCACGACCTTAAG ATCCTATCTGCTGTCCTCGAGTCCACTCCATTCGCATTTAGCATTAGATTGGCGGCTGCTGCTTGTAGGAAAGATCATAGCCATCTTGAGAAATGGCTCACTGAGAAGTTAACTGTATACAAGGACGGTTTTGTCGAG GAATGCGTTAATTTCCTGAAAGAAGCTATGAACGCCGCATCTTATGTGGTAGAGGGTACCACGGAACAACCTCAAGCTAGTGTTGTGGACACGTATTGGGAAGCTTGTCCTCCCTTTATAAAG GTTCTCCAGTCTCACTTGGGACAGCTCTTATCCAACCAACTCTCGGATGAACTAAGGGAGTTGTGTGCTCTGTATGAATCGAGAAATCAGGGTCCTGTAGCAAGGGACATACCTACCTCGGAGGGAGGTTCAGATGATGTTGAAGTAGAAGCAAATGCGTATTTTCACCAGATGTTTTCTGGACAGATAAACATTGATGTGATGATACAAATGCTCACTCGCTTCAAAGAATCTCCAGATAAGAG GGAGCAATCAATTTTTAATTGTATGATCTCAAATCTGTTTGAGGAATACAAGTTCTTTACGAAGTATCCGGATAAGCAGCTTAAACTAGCTGCTGTGCTATTTG GATCCCTTATCAAACATGAACTTGTGGCCCACCTCGGACTTGGGATTGCTCTACGCGCTGTTCTTGATGCCTTACGCAAGTCTGTTGATTCAAAG ATGTTTATGTTTGGTACGACAGCATTGGAACAGTTCATGGATCGTGTAATAGAGTGGCCACAGTACTGCAATCACATATTGCAGATTTCACATCTTCGAGCTACTCATGCTGAAATGGTCTCTGCAATTGAGCGAGCACTTGCCAGGATTTCATCAAGTCAAAATGAGCCCAACGCTGGCAACTTGCTTTCCACGGAGCAGCTTGTTTCTGGATCGTCATCTATTGAAGCCATGGAG GCATCTGAACCATCATGGCAGTTAATGGGTACATCTCCAACTCAGCTAGGAAGGACACCTTACCCGTTGCAGCAAAGGCAAGCAAGTGTCCTTGGAGACAGGTCCAAGATCTCCGTCGGCACCTCTCAGAATAAGAGCATTTTACCTAGTCAGCCTTCAGTTCCTTCGGCATCTGCTGATTCAGCCTTTAATTTAAAG ACTACTGTTCCACCTTCATTAGCTCACTCTACGAGCATGTCAAATAGTGCTCATTCCACTAGTTTTCTGCGCCCCCGGAATACCTCGACAG TTTTGCCCCGGCAACATTCCTACACTACGGGATTTGGAAATGCTTTAAATATTGAGACACTTGTAGCAGCAGCGGAGCAAAGAGATAATACAATTGAG ACTCCCCCGTCTGAAGTTCAGGACAAGATCTTGTTTATGATTAACAATATATCCACCTCTAATATGGAAGCCAAGGCGAAAGAATTTAATGAAGTGCTTCAGGAACAATATTATCCTTGGTTTGCACAGTACATGGTCATGAAAAG GGCAAGCATCGAGCCAAATTTTCATGATTTAtacctgaaattctttgacaaacTTAACTCAAGATCCTTGAGTAAGGAGATGCTGAAAGCTACATATGAGAACTGCAAG GTTTTGTTAAGATCAGATCTTATCAAATCTAGTTCCGAGGAACGTTCCTTGCTAAAAAATTTGGGCAGTTGGTTGGGAAAATTTACCATAGGAAGAAACCAGACATTAAGAGCCAAGGAAATTGACCCGAAATCTCTTATTGTGGAG GCTTATGAGAGAGGACTTATGATTGCTGTAATTCCATTCACTTCAAAG ATTCTCGAACCTTGCCATTCAAGTATAGCATATCGTCCTCCAAATCCGTGGACAATGGGAATTCTTAGTCTACTTTCTGAGATCTATAATCTACCAAACCTGAAGATGAATCTAAAATTTGACATTGAG GTCCTGTTTAAGAACCTCAGTGTGGACATGAAAGATGTGAAACCGACTTCCCTTCTTAAAGATCGAGGACGTGAAGTTGAGGGAAACCCAGATTTTTCAAACAAAGATGTTGCTTCGTCCCAAACCCCAGTGGCTGCAGAAGTCTCTTCAGGTGTCAACCCCCCAATAAAACATGTAGACCTGCAGCCTGAG TATACTGCTCCTGTTCGTCTCCCTCCTAACAGTATGGTGGAGGATGATAAAATTGCTCTAATGATGCCTGAGCAAGTCCCCTCTCACACCTTGACCCAGGTCTCATCTTCACAAACACCATTAGTATCACTATCGCCATCGCCACTCTCTCTAACTCAG CTTTTGTCGCTGATTCCACATGATGAGATACGCTTCAAAATAAGCTCAAAACTTTTGCCTTTTGGCTCACAGTTGCAGTTCAGCAA AATCATGGGTGTGGCTTTGGATAAGGCTATCAAAGAGATAATACTCCCTGTCATTGAAAGAAGTGTCTCAATAGCAAGCAAAACTACAAAAGAAATTATTCTAAAG GATTATGCAACGGAATCTGATTACAGTGCTGCAAATCGCTCGGCTCGTTTGATGGTCGGAACGTTAGCTGGAAGTCTAGCCCATGTTACTTGCAAG GAACCGCTTCGTGTTGCGCTACTGTCTCATCTCCGAAGCCTTACTCAAAACCTTGCTAGCAACAGCGAAACTCTTGAGCAAATAGTACAGATTCTGATCAACGACAATTTGGATCTTGGCTGTGCAAGTATTGAGTCTGTAGCGGCGCGCAAG GCTGTTGATTCGATTGAGGGTGAAATAACTCAATCCTTTTCACAACAAAGGAAGAAAAGAGAGGCAGCTGGTCCTACATATTATGACTCTTTTGCTTATGCTCAAGGTCCATTTGCCCCTGTACCTGAAGTATTCCATACCAAGGCAGAGTCTCCTGCCCAACAACGAGTATATGAG GAGTTTGTTCATGTATGGCAGAGTAGTCATGGCCAAAGTGTTGGTGCTGCAAGTTCTGGTACAGCTGCTGTATCGAGCAATTTTGGTGTACCTCGAGCTTACAGCCCAAGTTTAGCACAAGCTTCCAGTGGTTTCTTGTCTGCTCAAACAGCTCCACTTACATTAACTCAGCCTACAGAGCTGGTGTATGAGGAATTGATTCCTGGCGCTTCACAACTTTCTAG TGATTCTCCTGCTCAAGTTGGGACCAGCGACTCTTCTGGCTGGCTTGGTGGAACCATTGGCGATGCATCCACATCTCCACCCTTGATGTCTAATGACCTACCTGCGGGAGGAATAATG GATTTAAATGTTATGACGCCACCTCCAGCTACATTTCCTGACAATCTAGGATCTGGTTTACCTGATACTTTGAGCACTGGTGATGCTATGGAGAGATACGAACAGGTTTCACAAAAG CTGGAAGTCTTGATTGCCAAGGATGGTAAAGATGTGGAAATCCAG TCTGTTGTAGCGGAAGTTCCTGATATCTTACTCAAATGTGTTAATCGGGATGAGGCTGCATTAGCTGTTGCACAAAAG GTTTTCAAAAGTTTGTATGACAACACATCAAATAGCGGTTCTGTCATGTGGTTTCTAGCAACCTTAGTTGCGATAAGAGATGTATGCAAGCTTGTTGTCAAGGAGCTAACAAATTGG GTAATCTATTCGGACGATGAGAAGAAGTTTAATAGTGAAATCATTTTTGCCCTTATTCGTTCTGATTTGCTGGATGTCAGGGAGTACAATGTTCAGTTAGCAAAGCTAATTGACGGTGGAAGAAACA AGATTGCAACAGAATTTGCCATGTCACTTGTCCAGACATTGATTACTCAGGACTCCGCTAGTATCTCAGAACTCCAGGATGTTGTTGATGTGCTATCAAAG ATTTCAAGGAGGTCAGGTTCACCTGAGTTGATGCAACAGGTGAATGAGATTGCAAGGAATAATGCCAACAATGCTCCTGGTTTTGCTTTTGGGAAGGATAAAAAG GTTCTACCTAACCGGGCAAACAAAGAGGAAAACAGTGTTAACGACGCCACTGTAGCTGATTCTGTTGCTTTTCAAGACCAG GTTGCACACCTATTTTCTGAGTGGTGCCAAATATGTGATCATCCAAATGCTAGTGATGCGGCCTATAGTCGTTATGTTATGCAGTTGCAACATATTGGCCTGCTGAAGGGAGACGAATTCACTGAACGTTTCTTCCGAATTCTCACG GAACTTGCTGTTGCACACTCTGTAGTCTCTGAGCAAATTAATGCTCCTGGTGGATTGTCTCAGCAGTCATCACATATATCATATTTCCCCATTGATTCATATTCGAAGCTTGTGTCTGTGGTGATAAAG AATTGTTCAGTGGAAATAGGACCAAATAAAGGCAGCCTTCTTCCCAAG ATATTGTCAGTGACAATTAGGGTCATTCAGAAAGATGCTGAAGAGAAGAAAGCTTCATTTAACCCCCGACCATACTTTCGGCTGTTTATCAATTGGCTGAATGACCTTAGTACTTCTGAACTCCATCATGATGGAGCTAATTTCCAG GTTTTGGCTGCATTTGCAAATGCATTCCATGTACTGCAACCCTCGAGAATTCCTAGCATGAG CTTTGCTTGGCTTGAGTTGGTGAGTCATAGAACCTTTATGGCAAGACTGCTGACGGGCAATTCACAAAAAGGGTGGCCTTTTTTCCAACGACTACTTATTGATCTGTTCAAATTCATGGAACCGTATTTGAGAACTGCCGACCTTTTAGAACCA GTGCACCTTATGTACAAAGGAACTATGAGAGTGCTGCTTGTACTACTCCATGACTTTCCTGAATTTCTGTGTGATTATCACTTCAGTTTTTGTGACGTGATCCCTTCCAGTTGCATTCAAATGCGCAATGTCATTCTTAGTGCTTTTCCGCGCAACATGAGACTTCCAGACCCATCTACTCCTAACTTGAAG ATTGATCTGCTAGCTGAAATTTCATTACCTCCACGAATCATGTCAGATGTCGATGGTGCCCTCAAGTTAAAGCATATGAAGGTTGATGT